A region from the Neomonachus schauinslandi chromosome 2, ASM220157v2, whole genome shotgun sequence genome encodes:
- the SMIM19 gene encoding small integral membrane protein 19, with translation MPGGYGVMADDGSMDYSVHEAWNEATNVYLVVILVSFVLFMYAKRNKRKIMRIFSVPPTADTLSEPSFYDTISKIRLRQQLEMYSISRKYDYQQPQNQADNVQLSLE, from the exons ATGCCTGGAGGTTACGGGGTGATGGCTGACGATGGCTCTATGGATTATAGCGTTCATGAGGCCTGGAACGAAGCCACCAATGTTTACCTGGTAGTGATCCTTGTTAGCTTTGTTCTCTTCATGTATGCCAAGAG gaataaaagaaaaattatgaggaTATTCAGTGTGCCACCTACAGCAGACACTTTATCAGAGCCCAGCTTTTATGACACAATAAGCAAAATCCGTTTAAGACAGCAACTGGAAATGTATTCCATTT caaGGAAGTATGACTATCAACAGCCACAAAACCAAGCTGACAATGTGCAACTCTCGTTggaataa